AGAGATATTCCGGAATTCTAAAAGGTGACACTGAAGAATGGCCTTTGGTGAAGTACCTTGCACCAATAAGCTTCCTGTTACAATTGGAAGAGTTAAAGGCCTTCCCAGCTTGGCATATACCCTTCCATTTCTTGGGAACTGGGGGCATTCCTTGATCATTGAAGCTGGGACTCTCAGGCCAAACTCCAGTATCAAGCACCCCAATTATGGTTCCACGGCCGAAACCGGATTGGTACCAACCATTTTCTCGAGCAGGGTTCAGTCCCAAGAACTTGTAAGAGTAAGTGGTCTGCAGCGGGAGCATGCTGTCAGGCCTAATTGAGATAACATCGGGCAAGTTCTTGAGGTACTCAAGCTCAGACTCGGTTAACTGAGCTGCAAAACCGTCCATGGCGGAACGGTAAGAGTAGAGAAGGCGCGAAGAAGGGTCCTCATCGGAGGAAAGGGTTTGCTGGATGAATGAAAGGTGCCATTTGAGCTTGGAGGTGAAAGCAGAGCTGGTGATCCCATGAGGGTGTAGCTGAACTATGTAAGTTCCAAGCGTTTCTGCGTTGACGAGGGTGAGAGTGAAGAGGGAAAGGGTGAGGAAAAAGAGTTGAATTTTGGATTTGGATTCCATTGGGTGTTGTAGTACGAggttgtgttgttgttgttggttgGTGATGCATGATATCGTGGAGGGGTATTTGAAGGTGTTGAGAAGAATTCAAAACTGGACAAGGTAAGCGTTGTTGATAGAAAGCTCGTGAAATATGAGAGCTCTTCATCACGAGGATCCTTTGTTGAGAGAGAACTCCCAAACTGAATTTGACTGAGAATTCGGGAGCCGAAAGCTCGCAGTAAGTGTCACGAGATGTTTTACTTCCCTTTAataggaaaaacaaaaactaagtAGCCGTTTgtttcaaattctctcaattccATCTTACCAAAATATTACTCTTCTTTATTCATTTAcactttcttttttcaaaagaaaacatcacattctccttttcttcctctatttctcataaaaaaaaaagaaaaaaattgagtgtAGAAATAGTATTATTGCTTCTGTTTACTAACTAAATTATGAGTTAAAGGACCCAAAAGAATTAGAGAATGATAGAAATTGTATTCATTTATTAAACTTGTATGCTTTAGATTTGTTATTTGGCTCCTTCTCTTCTGTCTCTCGTGCTGGGTGTATTTCAGTGCATGCTCTTCTTTCTATGACGGTTTAACTTTAACCTCTCTTTTTTTACTTTGCATTTGTTGCCTTGGATGATTACATAATTAACCCACTTGTTGTTGTTCTACCGTGTGTTGaagaatttaattatgttttatacgTGTTTATCAAGTATTTGGAAAATGttgtgaaaataatatatatgatatgcataaattgattttaggtttattctaataaacttgtttttgtttactcgaaaagaaaagaaaataaaatgaagaaaataaagttgtATACATTTCTTACCACTTTTATTTATACTATGTAGAAAGAAATCCactggaaaaagaaaaaggttgttAAAATATGTTGTCTTCATTCATCCTTATGTTTAGGAGAAAGATAAAATAAGTGGGTAGGTCCACCGCTTCACCTCTTTCATCCCAATGGTTAGAAAAAAAAGAGGGAAAgagttattatttaatattattgctATATtcagtttacttttttttttctctaacaatttaaaaattattttatttatacgtatttattattcttttccaACAAATGtggaatagaaagaaaaaaaaagagggtCTAGGATAACTAGTTTCACTCATGAAAGATGTAAAATTTAAGTGAAAAGACCTGTATTTTCAAGTTTCTTTATAGCCATTgtccatttatttatttgtgttatcTAAGTTTTAAGGGAATTTGCATTGTTTTTGGTagtcttatttatttttcttcaattttttaatatatccaAACAAGTGACTtgaaattatttcattattaaagtTCACCAATTCATATAGCATAATTATCCACttgaattattttcttatttcgctatttattctctttcttatttCAACTCTTATTCAAACATAGTACTCTTGACATAACGTATACAAATAATTTACAATctttataaaacaatttaatcctattttcttttcaattataaaacaaCTTATTTATGACTACTTATATAGTATTCGATAAacactcatttttattttactcaaTCGGACTCTACTAGTGGTCCAtcatataaaaagtttataaaatatttgaaaaatgagATATAATAACTTCTGAATTAATGTACATTCAAAATTTCAGGAAGAAATTGTTGCACTGCCACTTCCCTAATTAGTATCTCTGTCTCCTAACAGCACGTAAATGGTATGATAAATTCTGAAGTTTCACTATAAATAACATTGTTTTGTCTGAGTGCCCAGTTTGTTCAAGAGACTTAAGATAGACATTCATTTTGTTGTGTTAACTCTTGTTGAATATCTTAAGGGACAATAAAAAGAAGTTTGGCATCAAGATTGTatccaaaaattaattttgaatatagatttatcaaaaaattaattaagtgtTATTGATAAATGTCATATGACTCATTTCCTAGCAGTCCACATAACACTAAGAAGATTGTATCATTTTCAACAACTATGCTCTACATTTTGATATGAACATTTGATGTTTGTGATGAAAAGAAATGATGGATGACTGCAAATCTTGAAATTGATGAAGATGCAGATGCACCCATGAATGCTTCCTGCACTACATTTTAGAAAACTATGTCTATGCAGTTATTGATTATCCACTACGATCAgccaaataatatataacaatgaTGGTCACCCCTTTGTTGATATTTTCTCCACTGTGTAAATGTGGACTAATTATTGCATGTTAGATGAACCAAGGCAACCACCTTCAAGGAAAGTACATGTAGCATCTAGCAAAATCAATCCATATAGACTATTCCGGATTGAACACAATGACTCAATTATTGTTAGTGTTTGTTCCGGATTGGACATCCAGGAACACAAACATGAATATACTTTTGGATCTAGAGACAAAATTTAGATTGAGAGTTCTGAAATACATGTTTAGATTTTGAATTGAGTTATTTGAAATGTGTCACTTgatttgaaaatgtatttagaTTATCCATCAATACTtatgaatatttgaaaaaaaaatatataattaaataaaattaaaaaatataaaatataatataaatttaatttaatataaattaaattttaattttaattaaatttaatttaataaaatataaattaaattttaattttaaattttaatttatattatattaccctaacttatttataaacatatattaaataatctattatttactaatatttattatttgtaagtATCAACGATCAATTTTATTCATGAATATTTATCAATGACATTGCTAAAGTGAACAAAGACTAAATAAAAAGTCTTTGAACAAAGGTGAAGAAAAAATTAGGTAGAAGTGGTTGAACAATGGTGAAGCAAAAGTTAATTTTGTTGGATTTATAGAGaataatgtttaattatataaaaagttgaTCCTACGTATTCTCTgtcaaaaactttaaaataatgaattaatatattGTACAATGATATAGTTTCTCATTATATAATTAGAGTCAgatttaattaatgttatttttttcaataaacttTATTATTCAGCTttcaaaaattaagtttaaccTTATTTATGCTTGGAAATATGTAATCCACTTGGGTgatatgtgtatatgtatgtcTTAACCCAAGGAAAGTATTATCTATCTTTTTCACAAGCTCTATCACTCAACATTTTATAGAGGtaacttattatttattgtttaattttttttatatcaaatatataacatttataaacatttttgtCCTATTAATAAAGTAAATGGACaataatgattattaaaattagaattcacTTAATATCACAGCTACTTATGaacttttgtaaaatttaatgttaattatttttctttttgttatttatctataattttttatctttattgcTAGCCATGCTTTTTCGGAATCCCTCGTATATATTTCTGTAAAAGATTCATGGACTGTATATATTTGGTTATCCGATTCATAACACTGCCTGATATCTATGGTTGAGGAATAGGTGAATAGAAACCTCATGATGCAGAGACTAGTTGTGGTTTACGAAACGGGAAAACAATACTCATATGAAGGCTTCAAAAACCATCGATAAGCGTAAATAATAAAAGGCTAAACAGATAGATGGATGATATTAATGCAGAAGTGACCTCGTGCATTACATCAGATGTCGTGTTGCCAAATGCCAAGAGTGTGTGTGGTACATGTCATGCCATGCCATGCCAGAGCTCACAACTGAAAAACAGAGTCATGCATGTTTCTTTCATTCAACTCCTTTGGGTGTATACCTGCATGTGTATCCAGCTGATTGACTTCACATACCAGACATACATCCTGGGTCTTGTGGAGACACTGACAAAACAAAAAGTCAGAAACTAGTAAAGCAACAAAAAGTTATTCTCCTTGTTTTCAGTGTCAGGTTCCCTGAACAAATCAAAATTTCCATATTTACTACCTACAAGAATCCCCTTTGTAGCAGTGTTTCAGTAAGAAAGACTGAATTGTTATCCACTCATTATTTTCAAGTCCTCTTCCTCCTGCTATGGTAGTCTCACTTTTCTTGGTGTAGAAAATTTTAACACAGTaagaacttttattgttttctataattttcaaattatttgtgATCTTTGAcagaatataaaagaataaataaatggaattcaaatttcatttatcaaatattaaagaGCCAAATCAAACATTTGACATCAAATACACGATTATATTATTGATCAGACAAACgaaataaattattgattgTGATTTTATAGGCAATAAAGTTTTTTTGCATACCCTTTTATAATCACTTTCCCCGCAACTTCTCTTCTATCTTGCCTCATTGCACAGTCATACTGAACAGAGAGAAGGACATTCAGACATATACAAGCTAGCAgagttttctaaaattaaaaagacgCCAAATGCTATGGAATGCCATGCAAGTAAATTCACCACAGTATAAATCCCAAGTCCTAGATAATTTCAGTGAGAAATCTATGccaatttccttttttttgtaCATTCACAATTAAGGAAATCAGAATACTCTCATCTGTCAACTAAATTAAAGAGTAGATTTCATTGTGCGCCcaatttttgtttctaattCTGAATAAAACAACAATAAGGGATCAGAAACAAGAGTTTTTCAAATCAGAATCAAAAAATAACCGTAGTTTTCATTAGATGCATGCTTTATCGGGCCATGTAATTAACCAATCAAACAGATGAAGGCCTGAAACAGTATATTAATACCACCCAACATGTTTGCATCATTTGgctaaaaaaaatagataaacaaCTGGTAAAATATAGCAAtcgaaaacattttttttcacgGTTATCAAAATAGAGTAATCTATTAACCACAATCCAAATAAGGCCACTAACAATGTAGGTAACTCTGATAATGCAGCTGCCAAATGATATTATCATTCATTGAACACTTCCGCTCATTgacataattttgtttatatttccTATATGAATCAAGGGGAGAAAATATAAAGTAAcaaagaaattattaatttaggaAAATACATCTAGAAATACATATGACAGATATCAgggaaaaaaaatctatataacAAAACTGTAGAAAGCAGCGATATCTCTCCATGCTAGTGGTTTTCAACGAGAAAGCCTGCTCAGTAAACTCAGGTACATGCTCTGGAGTAAGATCGTAGCAACAACCCAGCAATTATTTTATAGCTTTAATTCTTCCCTAATTCAGGGAAACCATTTGAGTCAGTAATAAAACACATATAAGAACCTACAGATGCAATTTTTACCTCCCCTGCCTGAATCAAGAAGTATCCCTTTGCTCATTTTTCCAAGAATTCTTTGCAGCCTCAGAAGACAAATCACTGGAATCCGCATTTCCATCCTTGGGTTTAGAAAAGAAGGGATCCCATTCATGAGGTCCAACCTCGCGCTGTCCCGCATCCAACAACGCATACTTCCAACTATTCTCCTCAATGAAATTATCATCGGTGCGACCTTCCATGATGTCCTTCCTCAAATTGGTAACCTTGTCAATCACAGCCTGCACCGAAACATCAAACGCATCCTTAAGAGTCTCAAGTTTGGATCGAGGATCCGCGTACACCAATCTAGGGATCAAACTAATGACCTCCTCTCTCATGATCCTGACTTCCTCCTCGGGAATCTGTGTAAGCCTCTCTTCTATACTGACATTCCTCTTCCGAATATCGTCCTCCGGAATGAACACCGAGTACTTAGTATAATTCTTGGGAAGGTGCCAAGTGTATTGAGTGTAAGCCGAACCCGGATGAAAAAACACAGGTATACACCCAGCTAGCATTGAATCAAAAGCAGATCGTCGGGTATAGGAATCCCCTTGAGGCTGAAGGCAGAAAAGTGACCCTTGAAACATCTGCATTATGCTGCTCGGGGAATGACACTTACTCTCACCAAAATCACACTCCAACAACTTACCCACCTTGGATCTCTTACACTGATCAATAATCTGCCCCCGAATCGATTTCGGGTTATCCGGACGCGGAGCCCCGGCGAAAGAAAACAACCACTTCCTCTCCAACCTCCGCATCCTCTCCTGCCAAATGAAGACATCATCATCCTTAGCAGGGTGAAAATAGGTGGGATAAGGAATCCCAAAATCATTCGCATTCCAGGGACTCGACTCCACCACAAGCATGGACATGTTCCGCGCCGCAGGTAGAAACAAAAGCTTGTTCCCCCAATCCGATTCGTCCTCACTGAGTCTTCTAAAATCCCACGTGATCCTCCCCGCCACGAGAAAATGGTCCCTCCCGTTCATGATCTTCCACTCGGGCCTCCTCACAAGCCAATCAACGAGATCAAGCGACGCAGAGTCTCTGACGGATATGTTATAGCCCCAGAGGTAGCGGGCGATGTCGAAGCCGGCGTAGAAGGGGACAAAAAATGCAGCGGCAAGGGAAGGGTCCTGGGTGAGGCAGTCGTACTGTTTCATCCGGTTGCTAAAGATGACGTCAACGACGAACTGATTGGTAGCGTACCAGCCGGTGTCGGAGAAGACGCCCTTAACGTTTTCCAAGGGGGGGCCGAGGCCGGCGTTGGTGGTGAACTTGCACATGTTGGTCCAAAGGGAAAGCGTTCTGCACTTCTTCAACATGTCCTCGTTGAAGCGGGAGGGGAGGTCGTGGACGTAGATGTAGCGGCCTCCACACCTGTCGGACTTGTTGAGGGCGGTCTGGAGGGCACGTGCGAAGGGAAAGGAGGGTGGCGGAGGGGCTTCGATTAGGGTTTGGGAGCCAAGGCTTTTGCGAGGTTGCTGAAAGGTGACGGTGATAGGGGTTAGTTTGGGGGATTGGTTTCCGAGAACGGCGAAGTGGAAGTAGAGGAGGAGGAACCAGAAGAATGCGGAGAGTGTTGCCAGGAAGCAGATGCGGGAATTAGGGTTCCTGGCGGAGGGTTTCTCCATCTCGTCAGGGAGAATGGCCGCCACGGGGCGCCGTCTCATTGGACTCCGAATCCGATTCCGATGGAACTCCGGCAGCTCATCGAAACCCTACGGAGGATAAGGAATGTGAATGTGGATGAAATCAGAGGATTGAGGAATGCATATTGGAAGATATCGGTGGCGGATTgagatgaaaaggaaaaaaaaaaaattcagagtTTGAAGAAATGGAGAGTTTGGAGATCAACAACGTGCGCTGGTAGCAACTGTCGCGTGTCGGTGCCTTCGTATGTTCCTCTAACACACACCTCCCGTCACGTGTCGGTTTCCCCAAAACAATTTACTAtctttactaattttattattttattattacctctataaatttaattaacgaGTGATGATtgatagaaatgaaaaataaatagctggttaattacttttaaaatgaattattggGTGGCAGTTGTAATTAATACTGGTTCagttaataataattgtaattattgaaatattaatGACTGTATATCACTAGTTGTGCTGTTGGGATTGAAGACATGATTCAACAGACTCTCTTGGACTCATTTTCACCGCGAAAACGTTAGAGCTGGgtttataaaaatagttaacaCTTGATTACATTTGACTCGTAAAGGAATTGTAAAATGTTTCTCCGTCATCTTGAAAGAGAGGAAATCTAGGAGAAAGAATatagaacaagaaaaaaatagttcattttgttttattctacCGTTTGGAATGGTAACAGGAGAGAATGGGATGCtggaaaaataatttgattttactatttaccgtaaaaaaaaattacaagagTAGAAGTACAattttataaagatattttattgttttattattgaaaattgcattataaataggaaaaaaaatagttaatagaatttcatcttataaaagttattatttttttaaaaatattctcttttatttcttttgattttttt
This sequence is a window from Vigna angularis cultivar LongXiaoDou No.4 chromosome 2, ASM1680809v1, whole genome shotgun sequence. Protein-coding genes within it:
- the LOC108323263 gene encoding xyloglucan galactosyltransferase MUR3; this translates as MRRRPVAAILPDEMEKPSARNPNSRICFLATLSAFFWFLLLYFHFAVLGNQSPKLTPITVTFQQPRKSLGSQTLIEAPPPPSFPFARALQTALNKSDRCGGRYIYVHDLPSRFNEDMLKKCRTLSLWTNMCKFTTNAGLGPPLENVKGVFSDTGWYATNQFVVDVIFSNRMKQYDCLTQDPSLAAAFFVPFYAGFDIARYLWGYNISVRDSASLDLVDWLVRRPEWKIMNGRDHFLVAGRITWDFRRLSEDESDWGNKLLFLPAARNMSMLVVESSPWNANDFGIPYPTYFHPAKDDDVFIWQERMRRLERKWLFSFAGAPRPDNPKSIRGQIIDQCKRSKVGKLLECDFGESKCHSPSSIMQMFQGSLFCLQPQGDSYTRRSAFDSMLAGCIPVFFHPGSAYTQYTWHLPKNYTKYSVFIPEDDIRKRNVSIEERLTQIPEEEVRIMREEVISLIPRLVYADPRSKLETLKDAFDVSVQAVIDKVTNLRKDIMEGRTDDNFIEENSWKYALLDAGQREVGPHEWDPFFSKPKDGNADSSDLSSEAAKNSWKNEQRDTS